From a region of the Alnus glutinosa chromosome 1, dhAlnGlut1.1, whole genome shotgun sequence genome:
- the LOC133870871 gene encoding glutamine synthetase nodule isozyme: protein MSLLSDLINIDLSETTDKIIAEYIWIGGSGLDLRSKARTLPGPVTDPAKLPKWNYDGSSTGQAPGEDSEVIIYPQAIFKDPFRRGNNILVMCDAYTPGGEPIPTNKRFDAAKIFSHPDVVHEEPWYGIEQEYTLLQKDVKWPLGWPVGGYPGPQGPYYCGIGADKALGRDIVDSHYKACLYAGINISGINGEVMPGQWEFQVGPAVGISAGDQLWVARYILERITEIAGVVLSLDPKPIQGDWNGAGAHTNYSTNSTRNDGGFEVIKKAIEKLGLRHKEHIAAYGEGNERRLTGRHETADINTFCWGVANRGASIRVGRDTEKDGKGYFEDRRPASNMDPYVVTSKIAETTILWKP, encoded by the exons ATGTCTCTCCTCTCTGATCTCATCAACATCGACCTCAGTGAGACCACTGACAAGATCATTGCTGAGTACATAtg GATTGGCGGATCTGGTTTGGACTTGAGAAGCAAAGCAAGG ACTCTGCCTGGACCGGTGACAGACCCAGCCAAACTCCCAAAGTGGAACTACGACGGTTCAAGCACAGGCCAAGCCCCCGGAGAAGACAGTGAAGTCATCATATA TCCCCAGGCTATCTTCAAGGATCCATTCAGGAGAGGAAACAACATCCTG GTGATGTGCGATGCATATACACCAGGCGGCGAGCCCATTCCCACCAACAAACGGTTCGATGCTGCCAAGATTTTTAGCCACCCTGATGTTGTCCATGAGGAGCCCTG GTATGGCATTGAGCAAGAGTACACTCTTCTTCAAAAGGATGTCAAGTGGCCTCTTGGATGGCCTGTTGGTGGCTACCCTGGCCCTCAG GGTCCCTACTATTGTGGTATAGGGGCAGACAAGGCACTTGGTCGTGATATAGTGGATTCACACTATAAGGCCTGCCTCTATGCTGGAATTAACATCAGTGGAATTAATGGGGAAGTTATGCCAGGCCAG TGGGAGTTTCAAGTCGGTCCTGCTGTCGGTATTTCTGCTGGGGATCAGTTATGGGTTGCTCGATACATTCTTGAG AGGATCACAGAAATCGCAGGAGTTGTGCTTTCGCTTGACCCCAAACCAATCCAG GGTGACTGGAATGGTGCTGGTGCTCATACTAACTACAG CACCAACTCAACGAGGAATGACGGTGGCTTTGAGGTGATCAAGAAGGCCATAGAAAAGTTGGGTTTGCGCCACAAGGAGCACATTGCTGCCTATGGAGAAGGCAATGAGAGGAGATTGACAGGTCGCCATGAGACTGCTGACATCAACACTTTCTGTTGG GGCGTTGCGAACAGGGGTGCGTCCATCCGTGTTGGCCGTGACACTGAGAAAGATGGAAAAG GCTACTTTGAGGACCGGAGACCAGCATCAAACATGGATCCCTATGTTGTCACTTCCAAGATTGCTGAAACCACTATTCTCTGGAAGCCTTAG